A stretch of Hymenobacter psoromatis DNA encodes these proteins:
- a CDS encoding tyrosine-type recombinase/integrase, with amino-acid sequence MENSSALSIPVSSSSALAHLAEHTNRYVEAGLSGAANTAKAYAGDLKRFGLWCAEHGLEPLPCSVDTLAGFVTHLAEMGKKVSTIQRHCAAVAKAHALRGIDSPTDDKKFKVLMEGIARVKGVRQKQAPAFTLANFKRTVKSIDGKTLAGLRDRVILLLGFTGAFRRSELAALNIEDLSFSEEGLIVNLAKSKTNQYSAAEEKAIFYSPDFKLCPIRTLEAWIKRLDRTTGPIFVSFRKGERLTERRLTDKHLNLIVQRYLGSKYSAHSLRASFVTVAKLAGADDSEVMNQTKHKTSEMIRRYTRLDNIRQHNAAQKLGL; translated from the coding sequence ATGGAAAACAGTTCGGCCCTCTCGATTCCGGTCAGCTCCTCGTCGGCGCTCGCGCACCTGGCCGAGCACACCAACCGCTACGTCGAGGCCGGGCTGAGCGGCGCGGCCAACACGGCCAAAGCCTACGCCGGGGATTTGAAACGCTTCGGGTTGTGGTGCGCCGAACACGGACTGGAGCCGTTGCCGTGCTCGGTAGATACGCTCGCGGGATTCGTGACGCATTTGGCTGAGATGGGTAAAAAGGTGTCCACCATTCAGCGCCACTGCGCGGCCGTTGCGAAGGCCCATGCATTGCGGGGGATTGATTCGCCCACGGACGATAAGAAGTTCAAGGTGCTGATGGAGGGCATCGCCCGGGTCAAGGGCGTGCGGCAAAAACAGGCCCCGGCCTTTACACTGGCCAATTTCAAGCGCACGGTAAAAAGCATCGATGGCAAAACACTAGCGGGTCTGCGGGACCGCGTGATTTTATTGCTGGGGTTTACGGGGGCCTTTCGTCGCTCGGAACTGGCGGCGCTGAATATTGAGGACTTGTCGTTTTCTGAGGAAGGCCTGATTGTGAACTTGGCCAAGAGCAAGACTAACCAGTACAGCGCGGCCGAGGAAAAGGCCATTTTCTATTCGCCGGATTTTAAATTATGTCCCATCCGCACTCTGGAGGCCTGGATTAAAAGGCTGGACCGTACTACAGGGCCGATATTTGTGTCCTTTCGCAAAGGTGAACGACTCACTGAGCGCCGGCTGACGGATAAGCACCTCAATTTGATTGTTCAGCGCTATTTGGGTTCCAAATACTCAGCGCACTCCCTGCGGGCATCCTTTGTCACCGTGGCTAAATTGGCTGGGGCCGATGACTCTGAAGTGATGAACCAGACCAAGCACAAGACGAGTGAGATGATTCGCCGCTATACCCGCTTGGATAATATACGCCAGCATAACGCGGCTCAAAAATTAGGATTATAA
- a CDS encoding RusA family crossover junction endodeoxyribonuclease produces the protein MPTHNNEQMKYILKKHPDLDFFVGRMGGSIVPTKQDKFKPVTGYELVMEEEDGKVSKVTDEELYLKKKGPDSTKDFGEELKQLIRGSMSSEHPYASDIPVEVLISVDMNAKRFNEVDVDNLAKYILDCMTGLVFIDDAQVVNLYVNKDVNAFIPLHGFFIGVRQLKTKESWFSNIKFAYLEELSE, from the coding sequence ATGCCAACTCACAACAATGAACAAATGAAGTATATACTTAAAAAACATCCAGACTTAGATTTCTTTGTTGGTCGTATGGGAGGCAGCATTGTACCCACCAAACAAGACAAGTTCAAACCTGTGACCGGTTACGAATTAGTTATGGAAGAGGAAGATGGAAAAGTAAGCAAAGTCACTGACGAAGAGCTTTACTTAAAGAAAAAAGGGCCTGATTCTACAAAGGATTTTGGTGAGGAACTGAAGCAGCTGATTAGAGGGTCAATGAGTTCTGAACACCCATATGCTAGCGATATACCTGTGGAGGTGCTTATAAGTGTGGATATGAATGCAAAACGATTCAACGAGGTAGATGTCGATAACTTGGCTAAATATATTTTAGATTGCATGACTGGATTGGTCTTTATTGATGATGCACAAGTTGTCAATCTTTATGTTAATAAGGATGTAAATGCGTTCATACCCCTGCACGGCTTCTTCATAGGGGTACGGCAATTGAAGACCAAGGAGAGTTGGTTTAGCAACATCAA